A genome region from Meriones unguiculatus strain TT.TT164.6M chromosome 2, Bangor_MerUng_6.1, whole genome shotgun sequence includes the following:
- the C2H3orf80 gene encoding uncharacterized membrane protein C3orf80 homolog has translation MWGPGVPGEGLAAAPAPPPPLPLLLLLALALVAPSRGGGGCAELACGERERCCDSANATAARCCKLPLHAFLDNVGWFVRKLSGLLILLVLFAIGYFLQRIICPSPRRYPRGQARAGQARAGPAGGAGPPGTAGPPDGDDDDDSPALLRDEVAAGSQDSLLESGGGRAGGGGGRPPPACVSEHELRAVAPVFLQLPSYEEVKYLPTYEESMRLQQLSPAEVVLPVSVLGRPRGGGAGDPDGGQGRFPLI, from the coding sequence ATGTGGGGTCCCGGGGTGCCCGGCGAGGGCCTGGCGGCCGCTCCGGCGCcaccgccgccgctgccgctgctgctgctgctggcgctGGCGCTGGTGGCGCCCTCGCGGGGCGGCGGGGGCTGCGCCGAGCTGGCGTGCGGCGAGCGGGAGCGCTGCTGCGACTCGGCCAACGCCACGGCCGCGCGCTGCTGCAAGCTGCCGCTCCACGCCTTCCTGGACAACGTGGGCTGGTTCGTCCGCAAGCTCTCCGGGCTGCTCATCCTGCTGGTGCTCTTCGCCATCGGCTACTTCCTGCAGCGCATCATCTGCCCCAGCCCACGCAGGTACCCGCGCGGCCAGGCGCGAGCGGGCCAGGCGCGAGCCGGGCCCGCCGGGGGCGCCGGGCCCCCGGGGACGGCGGGGCCCCCCGACGGCGACGACGACGACGACTCCCCCGCCCTGCTGCGCGACGAGGTGGCCGCGGGCTCGCAGGACTCGCTGCTGGAGAGCGGCGGCGGCCGGGCCGGGGGAGGGGGCGGGCGCCCGCCCCCCGCCTGCGTCTCGGAGCACGAGCTGCGCGCGGTGGCCCCTGTCTTCCTCCAGCTGCCCAGCTACGAGGAGGTCAAGTACCTGCCCACCTACGAGGAGTCCATGCGGCTGCAGCAGCTCAGCCCTGCCGAGGTCGTGCTGCCCGTGTCGGTGCTCGGCCGTCCGCGAGGCGGCGGTGCCGGGGACCCCGACGGCGGCCAGGGCCGCTTCCCGCTCATCTGA